A single genomic interval of Lynx canadensis isolate LIC74 chromosome A2, mLynCan4.pri.v2, whole genome shotgun sequence harbors:
- the LOC115527898 gene encoding LOW QUALITY PROTEIN: cytochrome P450 4F11-like (The sequence of the model RefSeq protein was modified relative to this genomic sequence to represent the inferred CDS: deleted 1 base in 1 codon), producing MDQSETKKDKEGKEKGAAVNILLPSWSSAPLWLKRQRQIFLHPDLLYYLTPDGRRFRRACDLVHNFTDAIIQKPRCSLNTEGSDDFLKAKAKAKTLDFIDVLLLAKDEDGKELSHEDIRAEADTFMFGGHDTTASGLSWVLYNLAKHPEYQERCRQEVQELLRDREPKEIEWDSQVVFEGKKVTHCLVQ from the exons ATGGATCAGagtgagacaaagaaggacaaggaagggaaagagaaag GAGCCGCAGTGAATATATTGCTGCCATCTTGGAGCTCAGCGCCCTTGTGGTTGAAACGGCAGAGGCAGATCTTCCTGCACCCGGACTTGCTGTACTACCTCACCCCTGATGGGCGGCGCTTCCGCAGGGCTTGTGACCTGGTGCACAACTTCACAGATGCCATCATCCAGAAGCCGCGCTGCTCCCTCAATACTGAGGGCTCCGATGACTTCCTCAAGGCCAAGGCTAAGGCCAAGACTTTGGACTTCATTGATGTGCTCCTGCTGGCCAAG GATGAAGATGGGAAGGAACTGTCCCATGAGGATATCCGAGCTGAAGCTGACACCTTCATGTTTGGGG GCCATGACACCACAGCCAGTGGTCTCTCCTGG GTCCTGTACAACCTTGCGAAGCACCCAGAGTATCAGGAGCGCTGTCGGCAGGAGGTGCAAGAGCTCCTGAGGGACCGTGAGCCTAAAGAGATTGAATG GGATTCACAAGTGGTCTTTGAGGGTAAAAAAGTTACCCATTGCTTGGTTCAGTAA